In a genomic window of Apteryx mantelli isolate bAptMan1 chromosome 2, bAptMan1.hap1, whole genome shotgun sequence:
- the UBA5 gene encoding ubiquitin-like modifier-activating enzyme 5: MAERSRLERLERRVRELETELARERGGRPPRAPIESMSAEVTDSNPYSRLMALKRMGIVKDYEKIRTFTVAVVGVGGVGSVTAEMLTRCGIGKLLLFDYDKVELANMNRLFFQPHQAGLSKVQAAERTLRNINPDVQFEVHNYNITTLDNFQHFMDRISNGALEEGKPVDLVLSCVDNFEARMAINTACNELGQIWMESGVSENAVSGHIQLIIPGESACFACAPPLVVAANIDEKTLKREGVCAASLPTTMGVVAGILVQNVLKYLLNFGTVSYYLGYNAMQDFFPTMAMKPNPQCGDQNCRKQQENYKKKEAVQSKQEVIEQEEEIVHEDNDWGIELVSEISEEELTAASGPVPDLPEGITVAYTIPNKEENAVTDETVAESEESLEELMAKMKNM, encoded by the exons atggcggaGCGGAGCCGGCTGGAGCGGCTGGAGCGGCGCGTGCGGGAGCTGGAGACAGAGCTGGCGCGCGagaggggcgggcggccgccgcgggctccCATCGAGAGCATGAGCGCCGAGGTGACGGACTCCAACCCCTacag ccgTCTGATGGCATTAAAAAGAATGGGAATAGTCAAAGACTATGAG AAAATTCGTACCTTTACAGTTGCAGTAGTGGGTGTAGGTGGAGTTGGCAGTGTAACTGCTGAAATGTTGACAAGATGTGGCATTGGTAag CTGCTTCTGTTTGATTATGACAAAGTGGAATTGGCAAACATGAACAGACTCTTCTTTCAACCTCATCAAGCTGGATTAAGTAAAGTGCAAGCAGCAGAGCGTACTTTGAG GAATATTAACCCTGATGTTCAGTTTGAAGTACATAACTACAACATCACGACGCTGGACAACTTTCAACATTTCATGGATAGAATAAG TAACGGTGCGCTAGAGGAAGGGAAACCTGTCGATCTTGTTCTAAGCTGTGTGGACAACTTTGAAGCTCGCATGGCAATTAACACG gccTGCAATGAACTTGGACAAATCTGGATGGAATCTGGAGTGAGTGAAAATGCAGTGTCAGGACATATACAGCTGATCATACCTGGTGAATCTGCTTGTTTTGCG TGTGCTCCTCCACTTGTAGTTGCTGCAAATATTGATGAGAAAACGTTAAAACGAGAAGGAGTTTGTGCAGCGAGTCTTCCTACCACCATGGGTGTTGTGGCAGGAATTCTTGTACAGAATGTTCTGAA atATCTGCTGAATTTTGGCACTGTGAGTTATTATCTTGGTTACAACGCAATGCAGGATTTCTTTCCAACTATGGCTATGAAGCCAAACCCACAATGCGGTGACCAAAATTgcagaaaacagcaggaaaattatAAG AAGAAAGAAGCTGTGCAATCAAAACAAGAAGTAATtgaacaggaagaagaaatagtacATGAAGACAATGACTGGG gcattGAATTAGTATCAGAAATTTCAGAAGAGGAGCTGACGGCTGCTTCTGGTCCAGTACCTGATCTTCCAGAGGGAATTACTGTAGCATATACTATCCCAAACAAG GAAGAGAATGCTGTAACTGATGAAACAGTGGCAGAGTCTGAGGAAAGCCTAGAAGAACTCATGGCCAAAATGAAAAACATGTAG